The Candidatus Hydrogenedentota bacterium DNA window ACTCTTCAGTGCTTGGCCAAATATGCCGCGACGCCCTCGGCCGTCGCCTTCATGCCAGCTTCGCCCTTCCGCCAGTTCGCCGGGCAGACTTCTCCGTTCTTCTCGAAGAATTGCAGCGCATCGACCAGGCGCAGCGCCTCGTCCACGCTCCGGCCAAGCGGCAGGTCGTTCACAAGGGCATGACGGACGACGCCGCCTTTGTCGATGAGAAACAAGCCGCGCAGCGCGATGGCCTCATTGAGCAGCACGCCGTAGTCGCGCGAAATGCTCTTTGTGATGTCTGCGACCATCGGGAACTGCACGTTTCCTATGCCGCCCTTCTCCGGCGGCGTGTTCTTCCATGCCCAGTGCGAGAACTGCGAATCCACCGAAACGCCCACCACTTCGCAGTTACGGTCCTTAAACTCCTTGAGCTTGCGGTCGAACGCGATGATCTCGGAAGGACATACAAACGTGAAGTCCAGGGGGTAGAAGAACAAGACTACGTACTTGCCCTTCAAACTGGACAGCGCAAAGTCTTCCTTGAAACTGTTGTCTGGCATCACTGCCGTCGCGGTGAAATCGGGAGCTTGTTGCGTTACTTGTACTGCCATGTCGTGTTGATTCTCCTGGTTGCCGGCCCGTCGATACGGGCCACACCTCTTGCCATATCACGTTGGATTTCTCCGCCCCAGGCGCGTCAATAGCTCCGCACCCGCAGGTCGGGAAGTACCAGACTCCTCTTGCGCTTCCGGCCCCTGCCGGAACGCCGTCACCCCTCCGCGGGCGCGGCAGCCTGCCGCGCGCCCAATTCACGGTCGAGCATGAACAATGCGCCCGGGGAATCCTTGACCAGCTTCAGTTGTTGCACCACATTGTCCACGTTCGCCTCTTCTTCCACCTGCTCCTCCACGAACCACTCCAGAAACGCATGCGAGGCGTGGTCGTTTTCCTTCTGCGAAAGGCTTGATAATTTGTTGATGCACTCGCTGATGTGGCACTCGTGCCTGTACGACGCTTCAAATACCGCCAGCGGCGATTCCCATTCGTTCTTCGGCCCCTTGATCTCCGTCAGAACCACCTTGCCGCCCCGATTGAGCAGATAGTCGCGGAATTTCCGCGCGTGCGCGAGTTCCTCGTCGGTCTGCAGGCGCATCCAGTGCGCAAATCCGCGCAAGTTTATGGAATCAAAGTAGTTGCCCATTGCAGAGTATAGGTACGCCGAATACAGTTCCTCGCTTATCTGCTTATTTATCGCGCTTTCCATCTTTTGACTGATCATGGCCTGTGCCTCCCGCTGTGGTTACTACGTTTAGACCCCTTCCGGGGCATTATACCCGACATCTGCACTCCGGGCAGACGCCCTGAAATTCAACCCGCACCCCCGTAACCTCGTAACCCCGGCTGTCCGCAGGCGCCAATTCCACCCCGCGCGCCGAGGGACCGTGAATATCGTCCACCCGCCCGCACGTTACGCACCGCACGTGGCAATGCGGGCTCACATCGGCGTCATACCGGGCTTGCGCGCCCACTGTATCCAGCTTTATGGCCAAACCATTCCGAATCAGCACATCGAGGTTGCGGTACACCGTTCCCAGGCTGATACGCGGCATGCGCTTTCGCACCGCTCCGTAAAGTTCATCCGCAGTCGGATGGTCCTTCCGGCTCATCAGCTCATTCAGAATAATCTGGCGCTGTTGCGTCATGCGCTGTTTTGTAGCGGTCTTTTCCATTCTCTAAAATCGATAACAATTACTATTAACAGTTTATTTCAAGCACCCTGCCGTTGTCTAGACCACCCCCGCCCGACGCGCCGCCGTCCGTACTGTGCTGACCAGGCGGGGGCTCACGCTTACGTGCCCGAGCCCCAGCTTCACCAGCCGCAGCATGCACTCTTCCTGCGCTCCGATTTCGCCGCAGAGACCCAATGGGCGCCCTGAGGCATGCGCCGCATTCGCAAGCCCTTCGATGACCCTCCAGTAGACTTCACGGTCCTGCACAAAGTCATAGGCCACATGTTCATTGCTGCGGTCAATCGCGTACAGGTACTGCATCAGGTCATTCGAGCCAATACTGGCGAATTCGGCAACCTGCAAGATCCGGTCGGCATCCACGTAAGCGGACGGCACCTCGAACATGACGCCATGAACCAAATGCGCGCCTTCGATGTCGCGGGTATATTGGACGATCAGCGACCTCAGTTTCAAAAACTGCTCGCATTCCACGATCATGGGATACATGACGTGGACCATGCGTTTGCGGGAGACCCTGGCCAGGGCGCGCGCCTGCGTAATCAGAAGCTCGGGCCGCGCCTGCAATAGCCGCGCACCACGAAATCCCAGCGCGGGATTGTCTTCTTCGGGCAGCCCCAGAAACGGAGCCGATTTGTCACCGCCAAGGTCGAACAGCCGGATATAAACGGGGCGGTCTCCCATCGCGTCCAGCACGTGGGCGTAGCGCTCTGCCTGCTCGTCTTCGTCAAGTACGCGCCCGGCCGCAAGCAGCTCATATTCCGTCCGGTATAATCCGACCCCGTCCGCCCGCACGGCAAGCGCGGCCTCTGCTTCCTCCGCCCGGTTGATATTGGCCATGACATGAATCGACTCCAGCGGTTCCAGAGCCTGCAACGGCGCCACCGGCGACCTATCCAGCGAAGGATACAATTCCAGGGAACGCTCTTCCGGCCAGACCGTGACCTCACCCGTGTTGCCGTTAATCAACGCCATTTCACCGTGCCCGAGCATCCGGTGCACATTGTCTATGCCACTGACGGCGGGGATACCCAGCGCCCGCGCCAAAATGGCCGCGTGCGACGCGCGCCCGCCCCGCGCCGTGATGAAACCCAGCGTATTCGCCGTGTCCAGGCCCGCCGTCAGCCCAGGCGTCAATTCCTCCGCCACGATGATTCGCTGTTCGCCTTGGCGGAAGGTCTTGTCAACCAGTACCACGCCGGGTGCGCGCCCACTACGCCCCAGCACGCCGCACAGCCGCCGCCGTACATCCGCGATATCCGAAACACGTTCCCGCAAGTACTCGTCGCCCAGCTCGTGCAATCGCCGCTCATACTCATGCAAGACTTTTTCCACCGCCGTTTCGGCATTCACGCGGTCCTCGGCAATGACGTGATGCAGAGAATCGACCACCGCCGGGTCCTCGAGCATCGTCTTCTGAACCTCGAAAATCGCCGAGTACGTGGGCCCCAGCCTCTTCGCGACCCGGGATATCAGCGACTCTGTTTCCTCGACGGCAGCCGCCAGCGCTTGCTCCAGGCGCGCGCACTCTTCCGCAACCTCCGCGGCGTCTATGCTGTAATGCGGCGTCGTATCGTGGTCATCCGACTTGACAAGGAATACGCGGGCCATGGCGACACCGCCGCTCACCGGCAGTCCCTGAAACCGCCGCTCTGTCTTGTCCCACAATAGCTTCATGATTCCTGCTGCATTCTCGTGGACGCGTTGTCCGCGTGGAACCCTTTCACCATAACACGCCTCCCGCAATGTGCTCTAGCCGCCCCGTCGCTTCCGAACGCACCCCTATCCCCGCGGCGTTGCTTAAGCGCCCTGCGCGCAAGATTCCCCCTCGCGAGACACGAAACGTGATTCAAGATACGCGCTGCTTGCAGCGCCTGAACGGACAACACCCCCTCGACGCCGGGCATTCCCTCGGCAACCCTGCGCGGCTGTCCCTCACACTCTTTTTCTCTTTTCCAGAGCCGCTTCCACTGCACGGTAGGCGCCATCATACACACCCTGCGCCTTCAATTTGAGTATGTGCTCGCAGAACATGCTCAGCAGGTCACACCCCGACAAGATGGCCTCGAGTGTTTCCATCGTCTCCGCGGGTCCCGCGCACTCAGGGGTGCCATCGCCCAGTTCGGAACCGCGGACCGCGCCCCAGGCTTCATGACCCCCGACGCGCTCCAGGAACAGCTTTGGAATCGGGTAATAGGCCAGTTCGCTCGGTTTGGTCAGCAGCACATCCGCCCCGCGCATCAACAGGTTGGTCGTGTATACCGCCGCAAACGTGTCCCGGGCGAGAAACGCATGCAGCCCCGTGACGTCGCCCGTAACCGCCTGACTGGCAATCGCCGCGTTCTGATCCCACGAGGTGTGCAGGACGGCGCCGGCTTCGAGACCCGGGACGTGCGCGACAAGATACCGCCAGATGCGCTCGTGGTCGCCAAGATTCAGGAACACCGTCACGGAGCCATCCTGAATCCGAGGCAGCAGATAGCACATGATCTCCGCAAGCAATGCCTGTTGCGCACCGGCCCCGCCCACCGAAAGCAAGAGCCGCGGCGGCCGTTTCTCCGACATTCGTTTCATCCGCGAGGCACAGTCCGCTTCGATATTCGATACCAGTTCGTGGTCAATGTAGTGACCCGTTAGCCGCAACGCGGAAGCAGGCAATAAACCAGCCGTCCCGCCGCGCAATCCCATCCCCTTTAGTGTCCGGAAACGGAAATAGGCGGACGGAGACTGCACGGTGTTGAGCGCCCCTTCCGCCAGGTGAAAGCCTAGCGGCCAATTATCCGGCACCGTGTTGACGACGTTCCGGAGCCCGGCGTGTACCGCGCCGTGCGCGCACCACGGGTGCGTCCCGAGGATGGGCATGTCCGGCGGCAGTTCCCGGTACACATCCCGGAAGATGGCGCAAACCTCCCGTATGGGGTAGTTCTTCAGAAGGGGCCGGTACGCATTCCCCATCAGCGGGTCCCAGACAAACCGGTTGAAGATGCGCGACCGTTGCGAGATACGCGAGCCCAGCGAGTACCAATAGTCCAGGTCGCGAATCATCCGTGCGCCCGGCGAGTCAAACGCGAGCAGATCGAACCAGTACGGGGTCCTGCCGAGCGCGTGCGCCGCCGAGGCCAGCGCAATACCCATCCGGTAATGACCGTAGCCCATCCGGATCGTGCTCACGATCACGCCGGTGTCCGCATCAAGCGGTTCGCCCGTTTCGGCGTTCACGACATTCTGCACCCCCAGCACCGGCCCGAGCGTCGGGTTGACAACCGCGCGCAACAAATACCGCGCCGACTCGTCGAAGCCGTATTTGCGCGCGTAGCGCGCCCGCATACGCCGTGCCTTTCTGGCAAAGGCCTCTGGAACACGCATGCCAAAGAACTCGTCTTGCCCCGACGCTGACGCGCTCATATGTCTATCCTCGTGCCGCGTTTTAAAGCTGTTTGTATACGCCGTACCACTGGCTGGCCCCGTGGTCCAAGTGCAGGACCGGCAGCCCTTCGAGCCGCCGCGCCCGGCCGAAGACCTCGCGCATTTCTTGAGCAAAGGTCCAGTCCGCGCCTTCGAAATGACCGTATTCGCGGTAACGAACCCGCTGGAAACAAGCGCGCCGCACGCATTGACAATAGCCGACGGGCGTGTTCTCCGCTTCGCGGTAGCGGAATTCACCGGGACCCTGCAACAACGATTCCCAGGCCATGCTGGGATTGAGCAAGCCGAGGAGTATGCGATTCGTCGTGTCCGGGTCAAGCATTTTGCGGCCGTCCGGCGCCACGAAGCAGCACCCCTCTTTCTCCGCTTCCAGCCGCGCAAGAAACACGGGCGGAAGCACGATATCGGCATCCAGCAGAATCACCCATTCTCCGCGCGCCAGTGAGACCGTCTCGTTGATAAGGTAGCCTTTTGCCGTCGCATGCTGCTCAACAAACGGAACGCGCCGCATGGTCAGGACCGGGAAGGCCGTCTGTAAGGAATCGAGCACATCCTCGGCGGCATCCATGCCCGGTACGTACGCCAGCAGAATCTCAATCCGCGAAAGATCAAAACCGCGTTGTCGCGCAATCCCGAGCAACGCAGCCTGCAGCCGCCGCGCGTATCGGGTGCACACGATCACGACCGAATACGCCGGTTCCGCGGCGTCCGCCGCGACCGGAGCCTGGTGCGTCCACACCTGCGGAGACTGGGTCACCACCGTGCCGTCGATGTTCCACAAAGACAATCGGGGCTCGAGCACGCTGCCCAAGCCGAGGGGGACATAGTAATCGCCCGAGAAATCGACCGGCGCGACGGGCCGGTCATCGCGAATCAGCACGCAGCGGCCCTTCGCATCCACGTGCAGGACAAGGCGGTGCGCGTCCGCTTCCATGGGACAAACCAGCCGCGCATGCCGCCCGAAGGCAAACCCGGCAAATTCCGCGCGGCCGCCGCCGATTACGACGCTCAGCGTCAGTGGCAACGCAAAGCGGCCCAGCGGCGTACTCAGCTTCTCGACATTCGCTCCCCCGAACCAACGCAACGCCCCCGGAATCGGTTCGGTATGCCCGTTGGCCGCGCGCCACTGGTCCGGCCCCAATTCGATATCCGGCGGCGTATTGCCGATGTGAAGCAGCGCGTCTCTGGCTCGCTCCGTTTCCGCGGAGAGGCGGCTGAGACGTTCCCCGTCGACAGCATCCCAGTAACGCGTTCGCGGAACGCGCGAGGGCGTGACGGGGGGTGC harbors:
- a CDS encoding peroxiredoxin, translating into MAVQVTQQAPDFTATAVMPDNSFKEDFALSSLKGKYVVLFFYPLDFTFVCPSEIIAFDRKLKEFKDRNCEVVGVSVDSQFSHWAWKNTPPEKGGIGNVQFPMVADITKSISRDYGVLLNEAIALRGLFLIDKGGVVRHALVNDLPLGRSVDEALRLVDALQFFEKNGEVCPANWRKGEAGMKATAEGVAAYLAKH
- a CDS encoding ferritin, whose translation is MISQKMESAINKQISEELYSAYLYSAMGNYFDSINLRGFAHWMRLQTDEELAHARKFRDYLLNRGGKVVLTEIKGPKNEWESPLAVFEASYRHECHISECINKLSSLSQKENDHASHAFLEWFVEEQVEEEANVDNVVQQLKLVKDSPGALFMLDRELGARQAAAPAEG
- a CDS encoding transcriptional repressor, with protein sequence MEKTATKQRMTQQRQIILNELMSRKDHPTADELYGAVRKRMPRISLGTVYRNLDVLIRNGLAIKLDTVGAQARYDADVSPHCHVRCVTCGRVDDIHGPSARGVELAPADSRGYEVTGVRVEFQGVCPECRCRV
- the ptsP gene encoding phosphoenolpyruvate--protein phosphotransferase, with product MKLLWDKTERRFQGLPVSGGVAMARVFLVKSDDHDTTPHYSIDAAEVAEECARLEQALAAAVEETESLISRVAKRLGPTYSAIFEVQKTMLEDPAVVDSLHHVIAEDRVNAETAVEKVLHEYERRLHELGDEYLRERVSDIADVRRRLCGVLGRSGRAPGVVLVDKTFRQGEQRIIVAEELTPGLTAGLDTANTLGFITARGGRASHAAILARALGIPAVSGIDNVHRMLGHGEMALINGNTGEVTVWPEERSLELYPSLDRSPVAPLQALEPLESIHVMANINRAEEAEAALAVRADGVGLYRTEYELLAAGRVLDEDEQAERYAHVLDAMGDRPVYIRLFDLGGDKSAPFLGLPEEDNPALGFRGARLLQARPELLITQARALARVSRKRMVHVMYPMIVECEQFLKLRSLIVQYTRDIEGAHLVHGVMFEVPSAYVDADRILQVAEFASIGSNDLMQYLYAIDRSNEHVAYDFVQDREVYWRVIEGLANAAHASGRPLGLCGEIGAQEECMLRLVKLGLGHVSVSPRLVSTVRTAARRAGVV
- a CDS encoding glycosyltransferase family 2 protein, giving the protein MLPVRGLALSQNSRGRRWNTTVLKQWLRLNRFWCKALKADFVDPAPSLPQVLELLECAREMNLRLSLRTDATAAPADLSALRNAGLLDVCLSPKTLESPQMAAWICACRQAGLPVRVLLQAPWAASPDVVSAARDLAAAGAVVVNFVVRDPLRKTEVCPERTVAEASLAGMNALAAALAGEGIEVNIVGVPPEHVDADNHACLMSSYESARDQQFYMPCALDWVRRLYPRPLHVARTILAIRTSAKTSWLNKLDNIVFQFLLHKREWLLEKVLFLHKISRFVPLFSGAARPVEDDWGFEHLNRDAMDEEDRAAFAAVYPALRAKGAPPVTPSRVPRTRYWDAVDGERLSRLSAETERARDALLHIGNTPPDIELGPDQWRAANGHTEPIPGALRWFGGANVEKLSTPLGRFALPLTLSVVIGGGRAEFAGFAFGRHARLVCPMEADAHRLVLHVDAKGRCVLIRDDRPVAPVDFSGDYYVPLGLGSVLEPRLSLWNIDGTVVTQSPQVWTHQAPVAADAAEPAYSVVIVCTRYARRLQAALLGIARQRGFDLSRIEILLAYVPGMDAAEDVLDSLQTAFPVLTMRRVPFVEQHATAKGYLINETVSLARGEWVILLDADIVLPPVFLARLEAEKEGCCFVAPDGRKMLDPDTTNRILLGLLNPSMAWESLLQGPGEFRYREAENTPVGYCQCVRRACFQRVRYREYGHFEGADWTFAQEMREVFGRARRLEGLPVLHLDHGASQWYGVYKQL